CACACTTGAGGTTCCAAAAGGCGGAACGGCTAAGGGAGAGCGCCAATGAATGGCAGAAAACCTCATGCTTTGGAATCTAACAGAAGACAGCTCCCCTTTCTCTTTTGCTAAAGGGTGCAACTGCTCATAAAGAGAGATGCAGCATCTTCCCTCTGTCTCCTTTATACCATAATGGCTTCTAGTTTCCTCTAGTTTCTACCTTTAGGTTTAGTCCAATCCAGGCAAAGACAATTTCATCATTCAGGGCCAATCAGTCGTGTGATATATATGAGAGTTCTCTTGATCGGTGGAATGCACCTCCGGGTTTGCATCAGCGGCTATTCAAATTAGCTGGCATCTGAGTCCAAATGTAAAAAGTGAACACACGGATCATCCTGACAAAAAATGGGAAAGTAATTGTAAAAGATTTAAGTCTTCTACTTGCAAACATGCAAATTTCTTTCACCAGATAGATTTGATATCAAACTCAAGCAGATTTAGCTGAGCAACACTAGAGCTAACTCGCAGCCATGCCGAGGTGCATTAAATGTTTATCTGAAAACGACTCTGCATCGGAAGACCGACATTGGCACAGGATAGTGAAGCAGCAACGTCCAAAGCTAACCACAAACCAGGTACACTATAATCCTCGCCCCCAAGAATGACGCCAAGTGTCACCCCACTGACACCCTACTATTAGTATACTCTGGACTGGACGTCCTACATTCCTGACATTCCTCCATACTCACATAGGCAGTGCATGAACACATACGAAAGAGCCATGAGAGGTAGAGGAGCAGAAGAAGACATATACACAGAATATGTAGGGAAACAGTAGCTACTACCTTCACTAATACCCCTTGCATGGTCTTTGTGGTGCTCACAAGGCCACCTTGTTCATGAATTGTGTTTCCAACGGCACCGTTTATGAGGAGGCGGTTGGACGAGAAGGGAGCTGGGCCAGGCTGTGCGACGGATGTTGCGCGGTGCCAAGCGTGGTGTACTGCCGCGCCGACTCCGCGTACCTCTGTGCATCTTGTGATGCACAGATCCACGCCGCAAACCGTGTGGCCTCGCGCCATGAGCGTGTGCTCCTCTCCGAGGCCTACAAGCATGCACCAGTGGTGCTGGAATGTCATGCAGATGCTGCAGCGTTGTGCGCCGCCTATGAAGCACAGGTACACTACACAAACCTGCTTGCCACGATGCACCAGCGCGTGCCCGTGGTGTCACACCCGGTCGCAGCCATTCCAGCTGCTTCTTTATTTGCCGAGGCAGCAGCCACCGCTCCTGTCCTCGGCAGCAAGGAAGAGGACGCCTCTTGGCTGCTGCCCAGCAAAGATTCTGATAACCATAATCACAGTGGCaaccacagcagcagcagcagcagcagcagcagcagatattTTGGTGAAGTGGATCAGTACTTTGACCTTGTCGGGTACAATTCTTACTATGATAGCCACATGAACAACCAAGAGCAGTATGTGATGCAAGAACAACAACATCTGCAGCAGATGCAAAAGGAGTACGCGGAGCAGCAGATGCAAAAGGAGtacgtggagaaggaagggagcgaGTGCATAGTACCTTCGCAGTCTGCAATTGTGAGCA
This portion of the Triticum dicoccoides isolate Atlit2015 ecotype Zavitan chromosome 7A, WEW_v2.0, whole genome shotgun sequence genome encodes:
- the LOC119334587 gene encoding zinc finger protein HD1-like, whose product is MPRCIKCLSENDSASEDRHWHRIATLFMNCVSNGTVYEEAVGREGSWARLCDGCCAVPSVVYCRADSAYLCASCDAQIHAANRVASRHERVLLSEAYKHAPVVLECHADAAALCAAYEAQVHYTNLLATMHQRVPVVSHPVAAIPAASLFAEAAATAPVLGSKEEDASWLLPSKDSDNHNHSGNHSSSSSSSSSRYFGEVDQYFDLVGYNSYYDSHMNNQEQYVMQEQQHLQQMQKEYAEQQMQKEYVEKEGSECIVPSQSAIVSRPHQSGYAPLVGAEQAASVTAGVSAYTDSVNNSISFSMEAGIVPDNTVQSSILRPAGAIGLFSSPSLQTPIHFSSKEREARVLRYKEKKKSRKFEKTTRYATRKAYAEARPRIKGRFAKRSDADMEVDQTFSTAALSDSSYSTVPWF